A window of Salvia splendens isolate huo1 chromosome 8, SspV2, whole genome shotgun sequence genomic DNA:
actcCGTGCTCTCTTTGTCCCACAAATGATGACACCTTTTCCTTTTTGAAAAGAGCTTCAcctcatattaatataaatatattattttctctctcctctaacacataaaacatctcctaaaatctaaTGTCATTTTCCAAGTATGTCATTTAttatgaaacggagggagtatttatttcgTTTAGCCTGAGTTCTAGTACAACATAAAATGAACAATAATTTAAGAAAGAGATGGAATACTAAATTTCAAAAGATTGAAagaataaatatttgaaaactTGATGAGAACTCACTTATTTTTAATCAAATCCCATGGACGTCAGGTTATTTTCgtgaattattcaatttaaggtcaatttggttgaatttgcGGATTAATTCACTTTTGGATGCGCACTGCACACGCATACATTTCAAAATGCCTTCACCTTAAATTCAGCACTCGTCACGTGAACTAAAACACTAGGGTGTTTAGGCCCTCAATAGTTACAAGTGTTAGAAGGTGTCTACATGCTTTTGTTCAGCATAAAACTTCTACAAATAACAAACGAGAAGGTGTATATGAAGGAACAAATGCTAAATGAAAATATGCACGAATCAAACGGTTATATCAGAACATATAGATATAAACAAACAAGAGCGATATTGACAACGCAAtcaaatgatatttctgacaaAGAAAAGCAAAACAAAACTGTAGTAGAAAACAATGAAGGAGAAGCCGTTTATATAGTTTATGTTAAAGCCTGAGGGTCGAGAACCACTTGTTACCAGAAACTTCATATATTGAAAACATAATCCTACTACATTAACAATTCATCATAGAAGGTACATCAACAGATGCGAAGGATTATACATATTCAAACACTAAAAATTCCTCTATATCCACTCAgaagaataaaaattaatgatCCTAAACAGGCCAAACATATGGGGCAGACAATAGTAGATTAATCATAAGGAACCCTAACATTGACATGAATCTCTCTTCTACTTAAAAATTAGCTACTCAATTCCTTTCCCGACTAAAGAATCTTCTTCAGCCATCAACAAGAAGAAATACCATATTGTTCAGCTGCTCAGCGCTCAACCCTGCCAAGGATTGCACAACAACTCAGTCCGCACTAGCTATACATATCTGCATAATTGCCAGAAAATCACAGCTCGGAAAAATCAAGGACAAAAGTATACCAAATGTAGATAGATGGTAATACAAACAATTAGATGTTTTCCCCCGAGAATATGCACAATGCAATAGCCATAATCACAATCTGAAATTGTTCCTAATTATACATCCACTTTTAACATATAATACCAGAAGCCAAACAAGCAAGGGCAGATATATTAAAACAAGTTGTGCTGAGACGTAAATGACATACTCAATTCCAGAGCTAAAGGGTTCATAAGTCATAACTCAACAGGTTACCATTTCAATCATAGTACTGAACCTACAGTATCCCATCCAGCATGAAATGGCACAGACATAAAATACAGAACAAAGAAGCAAGGACAAAAAACATTGTTCAAACAATATATTTTATTGATCTAAATATTTAATCTTTCAGAGACATTCAAAACAAATGTTACGTAGTGACAACAAAGAATGAAGCACAGTGCAACACTAAATTGAAATTAGCATCATTAGTCTATAATGATGTATTCAACTAAATGTTACTCCGTACCAACTAAGAAAGTTCATCAGCCATCAAAGCTAAATCCAGACTCCCTCCCAAAGAATATTGTAAGATGGAATTAAATGCCCTACATCTTGCAACTAGCATTTATAGTCCATCAACCCCAAAAACTGATGATTCATCATATCTCAAAAATGCACACATAATCCTTTAGAGGCCAAAACATGCTTTAATGTTCAAGAGCAATCTTTTGGAAGGGAGTTTCCAGCACGATGACTTGAGCAATTTCTAGTTTCCTCGATAATCCTAATATCAACAAGATACACCGCTGGCTCACATAACAAAATGTGCCAACCAATTCTCATGCATAACTAAAACAAAAGACATGCTAGCTATCAACAACTAAAGACTTCAGATTGCAGGTTCGTTCCCATCTACCTACATGATCAGAGGAAAACCAGAATCACCAAGGTAATACGAGCCGCAACCTGAACGGACTTATTCTTAATTGATGCCAAAGTATGCAATTTCATTTATATACTCAGCTAAGTAAGAAAAGAGAAAAGGTACACATAGAAGTAAAAAGGCACAAATTGGTAGAAAATTAACTAAATCACGATGTATAGCAATTATACCATCAGAAGATCCAGGTCGTTTTGCCCGCTTGACCTTCTCTAACTGGACCTGTGTATCCATAAACAACTGCATCCTTTGAACCTCCAAATCTTTAGCAAACTGCATCCTTTGCTTTTCCAACTCCACCAGCTGTCTCTGCTTCATACCCTCTACCTTCTCAAAAATTTCCCCAAACTTCTCTATAGCCTTGGCCAGTCTCCTCGTCCCTTCTTGCCCtacctcttcctcctcttcagCACCATCCTCGCTGCCCTCCACCTCATCACCCTCCAACTCATCCTCATCATCAGCTTCATCGTCAGCTGCAGCAGCTGCAGCAGCCATTGCTGAGTAGTTTTTCCTAAAGAACGATTTGTCCATAGCCGGAGACAGCATCGGACGCTTTTGCAGACTAATCGGCGTCACCATTGCAGGAGACATCGGTTTGCGATAGGATAACGGCACAGCCAGCGGCGGAGCAGGAAGAGACAACGGCGGCGAAGATTGAGCCGACGAAATCGGAACGGCGGAGGTGATCACCTTACTCTGCAGGTGCTTGTTGAAATTAGATCCGATCAAGTGGTCCAGAGTGGAGAAAAACGGCCAGGACGACGTTAGGGCTCCGTTAGATTCAGCGATCCTGGTCCTCTCGGTCTTGTACTTCTTCTTCAGAGTATCGATCCGGTTCTTACACTGCACATCGGTGCGGCGCGTCTTCTTCGTATGGCCGTGGAGCGCGTTGACCGCATTGGCCACCTCCTGCCAATCCTTCTGGCGGAGGTTACCTCGGTTGAGCTCGAGGTAACGCTGCCCCCAGGTATCAACGAGCGTGGAAGTGGCCTCCTCCGTCCAGCAGTCCTCGCGGAATGGGCCCTGGCGCGGCGGCTGAGGAGTGGAAGATTCCGTCAAATCGCCCATGGGTAGACGAGGCTAGCAAATCCAATTGAGCGTCGAGATCTGAGAGAGGAAGGAATCGGAAAAGGAGAGGCGGCGGGAGGGGAAGGGGAGAGATGATGATATGGAATTGGTTTGGGGTAAAAAGGAGAGGGATAGGGCCGACTGGTGAGGGGGTATCGGCATCGGCGGGGGGGAGCGCGTGAGAACGACGGTCACGCGAATTCGGCCGAAATGTCATTGGTAACTGCGTCACGTAACGTCTGTGGGTTAGCGATGATTGATTTGATTGGATtggatttgaatttgaattttttggtgaaTGTTTTTGTCTGTGAAATTAAACAACAAATGGTTTGGGCTTATTTTAGGCGGAAAATTAGAGGGAGAAGACGCACGGGGTGAATGGGCCGATGACGAGGAGCGTGGGTTTGGAATTGTCCGGTCATGCAATTGCCGTGTGCTCTTCCGTAATGACGTTTTTGCCCTCCCGGCTCCATTCTTACCTGCCGACGACTAGGgtttcttttttcatttattgtaaCCAACGAACTTatactaatttatttatctttcaatgCAATTGCCGCTTAATTTTGTGAGGTCGGAATATTAACACTAATGCTACTTATTTATCTCAAGGGCTGACTTTATCTTCACAATATTCGATTAtactattccctccgttccacgttacttgagacgtttcttttcgttACAAGATTTAAGATAGTTGTActtaatgagttaaataaagtaaaataaagtagaaggggaaataaagtaagagagatgagaaaaagtaaaataaaagaaagaataaagtagatgtggttagatgttttgttttttttgctaaaaagagaaatgacttaagtaacttgggacaacccaaaaatgaTTACGACTCGAGTAacttgagacggagggagtactagtaaaATTTACCAATCATTTGAAAGAGATTAATCTATAATCTAATAATGATCAGATTAAAACTATGTAGGTACGAGGTAGCCGACCATATAATATCcttttgtaaattttaaatatgttAATAGTTATATTAATGTTCAAGTTATTTCACagtattattttctatttattcattttattccAATTTAAGATGTCCTAATCATAAGAAAATTGTATACTTTTAAAAcgaattaaatatttttctaaatTACTAATAAATCATATTAGGCCCAGGTATTcaatttatttccattttccatCTCAAACACGTGGTTTGACAAAGTAAGAGACGTTATATAATTCCACTGCTCCATGATTGGGGTTGGAGAAATTAACACGAAGTATTCAAcgaatttatataaataaaatacaactgcACTTACTGACACATAATGTATTTAGTAAGTTTATTGAATAAGTGACAAacaatttttagtttttctttctcagtttgtattctttttttttttcctataatAAGTTAATAAGAATAAGGCGAAATAGAATGCGGATGACCGATATCTCTAATGGCATAATATTGGTAGATTTAAACACTACAATTCCATATCTTAGTAGTGTTCACGTAGAAATTTGCACTAGACAAATATTTTTCGTGaacaaactttaaaaaaaaagacaatCTCATTCAGCTGAAGTTTCAAGCAAgtacattattttaattatagagGCGTGGGATGACTTTCAAATAATACAAAAGAATATGGAACAATTACAATGTTCTTTTAGTCCTGTCAATGTATCCAATCAATAGTGGTAAGTAACTCAAAAGGGGGCCATCACCTTCATAAAAGACTACTGCAAAAAAGAATGGAATATGAAGTTAAGTGTATAGGTGAAGCTGCAATTATTTATTCCTTACTTTtagttggagttttattttTGAGGATAATGGAAGAGAGTTGACGTGACAATTAAAGCACATGAAATATATAGAATGCGAACGACACGGCCCTAATGGCTATGCCTAATCCACAACCATATTCTCATTTTAAGTGCACGGATAAGTCCTACTACATAATTTGACAAAACAATAATTTTCATCATTTGATCTATTTGTGGTCAATTGATTGAGATCCCAATTATCCTACGTCTAATTAGATCCACTATATCTACATACATATTCTTTTGTTGTGTCATATAGAGAAAATTAAAGTTAcatatatgaattttatgtttgGGGCACTCTAGTTAAGTGTAAAAGATATTATACAATAGTGTGTAAAAGGATTAATGAAATGTGTAGGTATATGTTGTGTGGGGTCGCGCAATCGACATTTATGCTATTTTGGTGGATCATGTATTCAAGATTATAATGTAAATGATGTATATATTTCAAATAGAGAATTAAGAATGTATACATACATTGAAGAAAGGTCCAATTAAAATTCTTTTTATGTTGATAACTAAAATCCAATATTAGAGTAGACTGCAAAAAATACGGATAATTTGTGTTTCCATATATATACCACAAACGCTCTAAAAAGTAATGTCGTTCTTGGTGTCCCGATCAAAATAGGAACACAAATAAAAGCGTCctacaaaatcaaaaaattaagataatttaTTTTCAACTTAAGGACGCTTTCTTTTATATCCTAAATTATGATCATTTAAAATTTTTCCAGCATAAGTAATTGCATCTCTATTTTTGTGACTTATTGTAATGCATTATATTCATACAGATGATTATTTTCACACagtataaaatttttatatacaataatatttttaatttatggtGACGGATGTGGACGATATTGTCAATGACTCAATATATCCATGGATGATTTCTTCgtggtaatttcatcataattgtgtcatagtataatttaattttcatgaCCATTCCTACTGGATAAGCATGAAGTGTTTTGAACAATTTACTTGGAGACTCTATAACTAATAATGGTATGTTTcgattttcaaatcttgataaTGTAGGTTTTGTGATAAAGAATGATGCCTTTATTCGATGTATATGAAACATATGTGGTGATATGATAGATGTTAGAGTAGGTACAGTCGTCATCCACATATTGTATTCCAAATGCAAATGGTTGAAGTTGGCTAACTCAAAAAGTGTTTGCTATAATATTCTTAAACAGATGTGGTTTGTTGGAGTACTATGATTTCAGGTAGCTATCTATCAATGGTTGCTTTTAAATCTTTCACAAACGAAAATAAACGAAATAAATAATGCTCACGGAAAATCATGTAGACACTTTTCGGTTAATTAATGCAATTCTTTCTAATTAAACTTACTAATATTGTGGTGTGTGTTAGGCCAATTATATTAATCTTGTAATATTATGTCATTGTAAAGTGAGATATATCTTGTAAGGAAAATGCAATGATCAATTAAGGGAAAATGTAATACTCCTTATAAACTATATACTCTACGTTCAAAGTAAAGATTAATAATGttttataaactaaaaaggtAACACTTTAATTAAAAGCGTAATAAGTTCTTTTCTAGGGAGTACCTTTTTAACTGTTCTAGCTACTTTTAACTATACTTATTGACAAAAGTATCATTAGATTTCAATTAGTAAATAATGCTTCTCAACTAATCCTCGTGTTTTATGGAGCAATAATTTACACACATGATACCATCTCACACGATAATTTGAGCAAATGATATACTAGCATTGCTTTTGGACTAATTTCATTTACAATACCAACATATTATTCAAACTATAGAATATGATATAACATGTAAAGTAGGCCAATCCTCTCTGATTATAATTAATACTTTTGTCCTTAACTATTCCAACCGACATCACTACCTTCAAAAATCATTctgttcattaatttttttttcttttatgtatATGTGCACTACAAATATTGTGAGGCAGCTACAACCAGAAAACATGGAAACCGATTTgatcacttatatatataaccATCACACAAACTTAAGTAATTAATTTGTCACAAAACGAAATTAAACACAGTTGCAACAACTCCACTATCAACTGTAGAAGTGGGTTCGCTTTCAAATTTCCAGTCAATCTTATCTATATATATTGTTTTATCTAATTACTGCTCTAATCCACATAAATTTAATTCTTGAAATTTATTCTTTAACTAATTAACCTTATTTTCTTCCTTGAATGCTCATACAAAAACAGTagcaaaatataaaaacaagaaattaagGGTTACAGCCAATACTAGTATTGAGTTGAGAAACCCTAGTAAATAATCTGACGAAGTAaaaactatataaaaaaaagaaaataaaataaattactaggCATCAGATCCTCCCTCAGAAATGCTATCTAAATGCGGTCTCCAAACACGGCCGCGGCCTCGCCGGCGATCTCTCTGCGACGAAACCTTCTCCGACAAAATCTCGCTCAAATAACGATCGGAGACAAGTAGGTCAGTGACGgagttagtattagtattacCGTCGGTTTTGGAAGCTCCGTTGGTTCTAGAAGCTtggctcttcttcttcttcttgggctgcggcggcggcgggaggGGCATGAGGAAGTAAATCTTGCCGCGCTGGAGCTGCGCGTCGGGTGGAACTACGATTATTTTGGGGCACATGCCGTCCGCCGCCGACGGAGACGACGGCTTCTTTAGGACGTGTTTGGGGTGCAGTTTCATGATCTCTGCGGCCGTCACCGCGCCGCTGATTTCCTCCACGTGCCCGTTGGTGTGCACTATGCGGATCACGTCGAGGGCCCCGCACGGCAGAATGCACGAAATGCAGCACCTTATGCTGTTTTTCATGGCTCAAAACTCTTTTTCCTATTATttttgagagagagggagatttgaggagaggaagaggaagatgaagaGAAGCTTCTTTTCTCTTTGTTCTCTTCTTCTCTTAATATttgaagagaaagagagagagagagagaatgctGGTGGGTATCAATCACTTCAGTTGAATATAGTAGTTGTTGTTTTTTTCATGCAAGTTTCTATTATATGCTTTTGGACCtttctttttattcattttccaCTTAATTATTTCTGTTGGCGAATTAGTATTtgttttactaaaaatattacgtggcatatatatagtagtattggAATGTAGTATTTTATTTGGTGACTTGTGATGGATTGGAATGTGAAAAAACTCTTGCCATGATTTAATGTGTGTTGTACTTTGCCTTTTAGATCTATCATTCACCCCTTGCCATCCTCCCATCACTGAGTTCAATAATTTGGGTTGGGTGTGAGGGGTTGGTTGCTTATGGGCACACACATGTTTGTCCATGATTGGTTTTTCCAAGTCATCCGACTGGCCGCGGGTTCTAGTACATGTGGCGAAATCAAAACGTGACACATGTCAATATTTAGATGATTTTGCTAAGTTGCTAGTGTGTACCAATCCAAGCAATTAGTGGAAAGTAGGGTCATTGATGAGGAGGGGAGTGGAGAAGTTCAATTCTCTTAATGGTGTATAGATTGGGGATGGAGAAATTAGGATATGAAATCAAAATATGGGACACATAGTTGTGGTGTATTGGGTATAGAGATCTTCTTTTGAGAGGATTTGTGATCTTCCAATATCCCCAAGCAAGAAAAGGTCATGTGGATTGTGGGTTTCACTGAAAAGTGAGGGATATGATAACCTTTATTTAGCTTTGGGAAGTGCTAATTAACTTTGACTTGTGTGATACATGCTTGTCTTATTAACCCAATATATACACATGGTGAACTTTTCcatagttttaattttaatccaAGATCCATTTTTTATCTTTGGTAGAACACAAAATTACCGGTATCATTTTCTTTCAGATATAAATAAGCTTTATCTTTTCAATTTAACATCATATAACGAAATTCAAAAGCAATATGGTGACTCGaggaatattatttttttgtatatttattacTCATATCCAAAGAATTCAGTTAGACAGATTAATGCATCTCACCCCTGTTGGCCAACTACAAAAAGAAAAGGTCTCTTCCCAAGAAAAAAAGGGAAATTGAAGAAATtagataaaattgaaatttatatgatttgattaattaaatttgtgggTATATATATAGTCTAATGGAGTTGGATTGGAGGACCCCATATATCATTTAATAGTAGAGATGTAGATGTTAGTGGGCAGCATGTGAAGGATGGAGAAGAGGGTCCATTTTGGAGGGTGTCGTGCTCCATTCAAATCTTAATCTCCCCTAAATCACAAAATCCAAACTAAATGATTAGGTTTAAGAAAACTAGCAATGGCTAATTATGCTTATATCATGATAATCTTGATGGCTATGGGATTCTTTTTGAGGAGGTCATGTCGTGGGCTGTCTGAATATGGtatctctctcttcatcaaTTATAGAGAGAAAGAAGTCTGACACCAAGAAGCTGTAACAAACAAGGAATTTTACTGACACTTTTtcttctcattatttttatggttgccgttttcattatttttcttttcttgttttttcATCAGAAAATTCTATCTGATCATGATCAcgatcacaatcacaatcataAATCTGTTTGGCTCTGTTGCCCAACTGCACCAACTCTTTTGACATATTCTCAAAAAATTAAGTGCATACGTTCTAAGGAAATATATCCAAGACCAAATAAATGCTGACCAGACATCAAAACCCTAATTGTTAATTACTATGTTTATAATTATGGGTACTTAATCGTACACTTGTCCTTggctaaaaaaaaatttaacgtTATTTTATTCATATGGATAGGAATAAATAAATTGAGATATAGGACCCTtcaatatttttgttaaaattatAGGAGCATATAATTCTTATAAAATATAGCAAGTGGGATTTGTAGAGGGGGGACATGGGCATGGGGGCTTCCTTTTCCTTTAGAACAATGCACTATGCACCTCTTTCTTGTAAACTTGGGGCATGACAGTTTGTTTTCTCAACAAATTACATTGAAATCTCTGCAAATgatgtttgttttgatttaaTGAAAATTGACTAGTTCTTTCACATGGGTGGAATGAACTTCACGAGATGTGGATCGTGTTAGTACCTATGCAGTACAAATATTTGTGAATGAGATGACACCACTTCTACAGTTCTTCTACATAAAATTGTGGAACCTATATGCCAAGTGTGACAAAAATATGTTTAAATATAGTAAGATCTCATTATGGCCACTTGAAACGGACACTAGTCGATTTAAGGGGAGTAAGTTGTGATGGATATATTTCAAGTAAGTGGGGTTTCGAATAATGGAATGAGAAGTGTGGTAACAAATGTATAATTCTTGTTCAATAGTTATACTGACAAAAGAATTCCCCAGCCTAGGGTGGGCACATTTTCTGTATGATAACTGATAAGCTTAGGCTGGTCATGAATCATGATTCACGAGCCACCACCAAAAGGGCTGCTACATTTTGGCCTCGATGTTCTCAACTagtaatagtaaaaaaaaaagaaaaattaaattggAAATGAACTAATCACCCTGTAAATAGAAAGTTCAAAATTCCACaagaaaatggaaaatggaCTTTAAATGGTACTCTTAGTGTTAATATATTAGTATTTGTATTCTGTCCCACTGGGCGTGccttattagaaatgggccactcgcCCCTTAGAAATGCCCATTTCTAATACTTAGTATATTAGTATTACTGCCCAATAGTTGTCTGAACATAAGCCCAGGAATTTGCAGAAGTTCTAGCCAAAGGAGCAGACGAGCAGTATTTTCATGTTCTGTTTTAGAAGCAACCTGATAACAATCCAATTACAAGTAAGCAACGAGACAATGTTACGCAAGCAGTTTGCTCTATTTCATTCCATACAATTGCATCCGATCATAGTCTACATCCGTAGTACAAAATCTTGCTAATTATCGGCCCATATTTGCAATACTTGTTTTCAACAACGCCCATCTAACACCTTGTATGTTCAATTATTGCACAGAAGGGCAATAGTAATATGTATTCCTCGAAAGATATGAATAAGAGTCACATACTAGCACAATAAGAGCTCGCATTCTTGCAGGCGTGACAGAATCTCCTGACAGCTTGGTCGTTCATCTGGTTCAGCCCAGCAGTCTGAATAAGGCAGAAAATAATTAGGTTTGTATTTCTCCCAAAGGAACACAGAATGTATAAGAATACATCATAACTTAATCTTAAAGTACTACCTGATATCAGCTTGCCTAGAGGACCTTCTGGGATTTCAAGTGTCTGCCTGTCGTGGCCAACAGCATAAACTACCTGCTCGTCAAGACAACATCAAATGTACATCATGTGACCCTCTTAGGCTTGCTATGGAAGAATGGGAGTTTTGTTTGTGCGGTAGTTGCTGTTTGCTGAGGCTTACCTGTACAGATGGTATGCCTTCCCATGGTCTTTTGAGTGTGCAGAGCTCCCACATTATGACGCCCAAGCTGAAGATATCGCATTTTTCTGTGAATGGCTCATTGCGAATGAGTTCCGGTGCCATCCATTCTGGCGTTCCAGCTGAAGAAGAATCTTTCATGGGCCTGGTGATCAGTTTCCGCGAAAGTCCAAAATCACATATCTTCACCACCCAATGCTTGTTCACAAGGCAATTTGCACTTTTCAGATCACGGTGTACCACATTCATTCGATGGATGCTTGTTAATCCCCTACATACCCCGGGAAAGAATGGACCAGAATTAGTGGCAAAAGGAAGAATCTAGTGAATCCGACCATAAACCAAAAATCATATTGTCTTTACTGATGAGCCTACGGACACCAAATCAAATAAAGTCACCATTTGACATGATCGATACTACCTAACATTTACAATTCGCCAAAAATACAACATTTCAAGATGCAATATTCAAATAAGCCAAAGATGATGAAACAAAGATTGACATTCAGCAACACACCTGCATATATCACTAAGCATTTTGAGTCTCCTTTGCCAACTCAGCTTCTTTTTCAGCCCACTTGCATGGATTAAATAATACAGTGAACCCATCTCCATAAATTCAGTAACTAGGGAGAGACGTGGAGGTGTTGTGCACGCACCAAGGAATAATATAACTACATGAAGAAGACAATGTGCTTTTGCTAACAAACATTTGACAGTAGAGAAAGAAACAGTAAGTTAGGCAGGATGATTACCATTTGGGTGGCGAATCCGGCTGTGGGATAGAAAAGGAATCATTAGAAACTGAATATGTCACATTCCCCTTACAAAGGATGTCATTTTCACAACAGACTCAAAACATCAGAGGTATAACAAATATATTACCTCAAGATAGATATTTCGTTGCAGAAATCTTCAATATTTTCAGCAGTTGGATCTTGTTCCAGAAATACTTTGATCCCAACATCTAAACCATTCCAGGTGCCACGAAAAACTTCACCAAAGAATCCTAATGCACGAGGAAGAAGATAAAATAGTCTTCAACAGAGCTGAGAGGTAAATAGAGGGTAGAGTGTTCTGAAAACAAATAAAGTACTTTGCAAAGCACGTGTAATgagaataaatttaaaactacatATCAACTAGTGAGTCTCAATTTGAGAGCAGAAACTTTATACCTAACCATCCTGTAGAGTTTGTTGAgttaaaaaaaagattaaaaaaatggtTACGCACACATCTCTATGGAGCACAAAGTTCTTGAGGTGCAGGACATGCAACTATAAAGATGGTTCCAAATATGACAACAAATACTTCTGCTTCTACTTCAATCCACACCAAATTCATGCTTCACTAAAGCTAATCTAAGAACATTCATACATACATACGTACCAATTCCTACACGAGCTCCGATGGTTAATTCAGAAAAATCAATATTCCATTCTTCGAACGGTAGCAGTGGCTGGTTCAGGAACTTTGAAGACTCAAGCACTTTATTAAATGTTGACATCATATCAGGACTCGAACAAATTTCTGAGGTGTCACTCATAAGATAACCTTTCTTGGAAAATCGTTGAGGCGAAGAAGGCAAAGAGATTGCCTTTTGAGAGTGTAATTGTTTCAGGGGAAGATTATATGTCAATGGCTTTTGACCATATAGACCATCATGTGGATCCGGATTGAACCTTGACACCTGGAAATGAAAGATGGCCATTATATAACAAATCCAACTACCAACATAGAGGTTGAAGATAAATAGTGGGGCACGTATACATATTCATGCAAAAGCGACAAGTCTATTAAAGGCAACACTGGCCATACGTTTAAACATAAAGCAGAAAATATGGAAAGCATGCGGAGTAAGTATTCTGCCATCATTTTGAAGATCATAGTTTGTAATATTTTCCAAAGAAAAGCAAAACTTTGAAAGGTATGTAGCTATTTTTAATATATCCTTAAACTGCTAAAAACCCATTAGACCCATGTTGAATTTAATGAACAGGAAATGTTATccgaaaatgaaagaaaaggagaataaaTTGCCACAGAAAGGAAATATTCCACTATAAAGTTCAGCATTTCTCaaactacaaataaagaaatttaGTCACTGCAGATAAATTGCTTTATTACTCTTTTATCACCAACTGTTTACTGGGTTAACTACACTAATTAGTGTAAAGGAATAAAAAAGGTAAAGGTTCTTACACTTCCTCGGTCTGAGTAGTCTTCTTGTTCACTCGCGGAACAACTATAAGACGAAGCTACTTGTTCCTCTGGATGACGATTTCTCTTGAGTGTTTCATTCATCTCACGAACAGCCCTGAATTCAAACTTTGATGACCATGTAAGAACATTCCCATGCAGAATCGCAACATTATCAAGGCAA
This region includes:
- the LOC121744737 gene encoding serine/threonine-protein kinase EDR1-like isoform X5, with the protein product MYAYGGKGLDREGVIQRSDAYRHLSAIVVLNSIEYLVDLARSPGKLVPCSAKAVLLSHLSAGESDSAENDSYDSPIEPNSPVRAFSDQTEVEGLSHSEPNSFWRRSRKKTIAEQRTASSSPEHPFFRGHGRSLLGDCRHSFQEYENDNNASRSVGASPIEARRRRRRCISMVPEIGDDIVRAVREMNETLKRNRHPEEQVASSYSCSASEQEDYSDRGSVSRFNPDPHDGLYGQKPLTYNLPLKQLHSQKAISLPSSPQRFSKKGYLMSDTSEICSSPDMMSTFNKVLESSKFLNQPLLPFEEWNIDFSELTIGARVGIGFFGEVFRGTWNGLDVGIKVFLEQDPTAENIEDFCNEISILSRIRHPNVILFLGACTTPPRLSLVTEFMEMGSLYYLIHASGLKKKLSWQRRLKMLSDICRGLTSIHRMNVVHRDLKSANCLVNKHWVVKICDFGLSRKLITRPMKDSSSAGTPEWMAPELIRNEPFTEKCDIFSLGVIMWELCTLKRPWEGIPSVQVVYAVGHDRQTLEIPEGPLGKLISDCWAEPDERPSCQEILSRLQECELLLCY
- the LOC121744737 gene encoding serine/threonine-protein kinase EDR1-like isoform X1, which codes for MEETTDDTRLVEGSVHNAQWWPSGLIDKLRVISLASPDETSSSKSKCQLDCGSPALHLASQILWDTGKLAEPIPDGFYFVYPERRFKELFDTIPSIDELQALDADGLRPNVILVDARKDKKLSMLKQLAVTLVRGLNPNPAAITKKLAGLVCDFFKRPKLEPDHVRGALEAVSHALDSQGIHMLGHVKHGSCHSKAILFKVLADTVGLECMLMVGLDREGVIQRSDAYRHLSAIVVLNSIEYLVDLARSPGKLVPCSAKAVLLSHLSAGESDSAENDSYDSPIEPNSPVRAFSDQTEVEGLSHSEPNSFWRRSRKKTIAEQRTASSSPEHPFFRGHGRSLLGDCRHSFQEYENDNNASRSVGASPIEARRRRRRCISMVPEIGDDIVRAVREMNETLKRNRHPEEQVASSYSCSASEQEDYSDRGSVSRFNPDPHDGLYGQKPLTYNLPLKQLHSQKAISLPSSPQRFSKKGYLMSDTSEICSSPDMMSTFNKVLESSKFLNQPLLPFEEWNIDFSELTIGARVGIGFFGEVFRGTWNGLDVGIKVFLEQDPTAENIEDFCNEISILSRIRHPNVILFLGACTTPPRLSLVTEFMEMGSLYYLIHASGLKKKLSWQRRLKMLSDICRGLTSIHRMNVVHRDLKSANCLVNKHWVVKICDFGLSRKLITRPMKDSSSAGTPEWMAPELIRNEPFTEKCDIFSLGVIMWELCTLKRPWEGIPSVQVVYAVGHDRQTLEIPEGPLGKLISDCWAEPDERPSCQEILSRLQECELLLCY
- the LOC121744737 gene encoding serine/threonine-protein kinase EDR1-like isoform X4, producing the protein MLKQLAVTLVRGLNPNPAAITKKLAGLVCDFFKRPKLEPDHVRGALEAVSHALDSQGIHMLGHVKHGSCHSKAILFKVLADTVGLECMLMVGLDREGVIQRSDAYRHLSAIVVLNSIEYLVDLARSPGKLVPCSAKAVLLSHLSAGESDSAENDSYDSPIEPNSPVRAFSDQTEVEGLSHSEPNSFWRRSRKKTIAEQRTASSSPEHPFFRGHGRSLLGDCRHSFQEYENDNNASRSVGASPIEARRRRRRCISMVPEIGDDIVRAVREMNETLKRNRHPEEQVASSYSCSASEQEDYSDRGSVSRFNPDPHDGLYGQKPLTYNLPLKQLHSQKAISLPSSPQRFSKKGYLMSDTSEICSSPDMMSTFNKVLESSKFLNQPLLPFEEWNIDFSELTIGARVGIGFFGEVFRGTWNGLDVGIKVFLEQDPTAENIEDFCNEISILSRIRHPNVILFLGACTTPPRLSLVTEFMEMGSLYYLIHASGLKKKLSWQRRLKMLSDICRGLTSIHRMNVVHRDLKSANCLVNKHWVVKICDFGLSRKLITRPMKDSSSAGTPEWMAPELIRNEPFTEKCDIFSLGVIMWELCTLKRPWEGIPSVQVVYAVGHDRQTLEIPEGPLGKLISDCWAEPDERPSCQEILSRLQECELLLCY